The nucleotide window GTTATGTCAAATATTTCAAGGGGTTATTTGATTTTTATCTATTTCTGGCAACCATAATACTTCGGGGAGAATTAGCAGCCCAATCGTTTAGTTCATAATCGCCATATTTTGAAATGTTCTGAAAACCAGCGTTTAATAGCATATCGGTAAGTTTATCGGCCTCAAATAATGTAACTTTTTCGGTAAATTCATGGGATTCCTGATTGGCATCCTGAATAGATATTTTTTTTTCTACATAAGTTGAATAGCGTTTTTTTTGAATGGTAAACAACACTCCATTTATCTGTTTTTGAACGGGTTCAGGCTCTTCCGAAACAGTATTTGCATTCAGATAGTCCAGAATTAGAGTTCCGGTAGGCTTTAAGGCTTTATGAAACTTAGACAAAACATTTTGATTTTCAATAATATCCGAAAAATATCCAAAGCTAGTAAATAAGTTTAGCACAACATCAAATTGGTTATGATAATTTATTTCGCGCATATCTTGAACCCAAAATTTAGGTGGATGCGTTAGTTTTTGGGCTTTTGCTGTGGCTTCGGCAATGCGTTCAGGGGATAAGTCTATTCCCATTACGGTAAAGTTCTGCTGGGCTAACCAACAAGCATGACGGCCATAGCCGCAACCCACATCTAAAATCTCAGACCATGGAGGTATAATTTCCTTATTCAAAAGGTTTTGCAAGAACCTTTCAGCTTCCTGATCGCTCCGGTGTTCATATAGTAACCGGTAGTATGGAGAGTCAAACCAAGATTTAAACCACGTCATAATTATTCGGCAAACATAAACCTTATCGTAAAATAGCAAACATTTTTGGGTGAATATAAAGTTCAATAAATAGGTTAGTTTAAGTAAAATACCAATTACAAAAATATTAGACTTTATATGATTCACTGATGTTACGCAAGGATATCATTAATTTAGCTGTATGAATGTTGAAAACATAGCCGACCTATACCAACAATCTCTGATGATATATCAGGGACAAGTAACCTGCACGGGAATATCTTTACTGATGGAAGGCAGCCTCAGCCATGATAGATTCACACGACTTTTATCGAGTGGAAATTTGAATGAAGAATATTTATGGAAGCGCGCCAAACCACTTTGCTATGAAATCAGGAGCAAGGATGCCGTTCTAATCATAGATGAAACCATAGAAGGCAAACCATACACGGATGAAAACGAATTAATCTGCTGGCATTTTGATCACGCCAGTAGAAGAAATGTAAAAGGAGTTGCTATGCTCACTGCATTGTATCACAGCAATGAGATGAGTGTTCCAGCGGGAGTAGAATTTATTACCAAGCCAATTAAAACAGTGAATGCAAAAGGCAAGCAGGTGAGAAAAAGCCGCATTGGAAAAAATGAACTGTTTCGAAAAATGGTGAACCATGCTTTTTGGAATTTAGATTTTGAATATGTACTTTCAGATAGTTGGTTCGGCAACAGCGAGAACATGAAATTCATTGCTCAAAAACACAACGGGAAATTTATTTTTGCTCTCAAGTCAAATCGGAAAGTTGCCTTGACACTGGATGATAAGCAAAACGGTCGTTACACAAGTATTAAGTCCCTGAAGCCGGAAGGGCGCACTGCGGTGGTGTGGGTTGAGCAGTTGGATTTCCCAATTCTCATTGCATGCCAAATTTTCACAAACGAGAATGATACTGCTGCGCTCTATCTGGCTTCTAACGACTTAAATTTGTCATACGAGCAAATCACTGCAATCTATCACAAACGATGGAAAGTAGAAGAGTATCACAAATCCATCAAGAGCAATGCTTCGTTTGCCAAATCACCTACACGCACAATAACAACACAAAAAAGTCATTTCATTGCTTCGCTGACAGCGTTTAATCGGTTTGAATTACTGAAAGTAAGAAAAAACAAAAGTCATTTTGCACTGAAAAATTATTTGAACATAGTAGCACTACGAAAAGCAAAGGAAGAATTACAGCATTTATTAACACCAAGTCTTAAAAATACTACTTAATGTTGCGTAACATCAGTTAATGACTATGAATTCCACCCCGAATGCAGTACAAGCTTTGTGCACTTAGCTATGATTAGAATTATGCTTAACAGAATAAAAAAATAAATTTTAAACAACCTCTTAGGTAATTTCGTAGCAAATAGTTGGGCTTATTTCTACTTGCATTTTATAATTTTACTGCTCTAATTCAATAATGGATAAAATAGAAACAACATCTA belongs to Bacteroidia bacterium and includes:
- a CDS encoding transposase, whose protein sequence is MNVENIADLYQQSLMIYQGQVTCTGISLLMEGSLSHDRFTRLLSSGNLNEEYLWKRAKPLCYEIRSKDAVLIIDETIEGKPYTDENELICWHFDHASRRNVKGVAMLTALYHSNEMSVPAGVEFITKPIKTVNAKGKQVRKSRIGKNELFRKMVNHAFWNLDFEYVLSDSWFGNSENMKFIAQKHNGKFIFALKSNRKVALTLDDKQNGRYTSIKSLKPEGRTAVVWVEQLDFPILIACQIFTNENDTAALYLASNDLNLSYEQITAIYHKRWKVEEYHKSIKSNASFAKSPTRTITTQKSHFIASLTAFNRFELLKVRKNKSHFALKNYLNIVALRKAKEELQHLLTPSLKNTT
- a CDS encoding class I SAM-dependent methyltransferase; translation: MTWFKSWFDSPYYRLLYEHRSDQEAERFLQNLLNKEIIPPWSEILDVGCGYGRHACWLAQQNFTVMGIDLSPERIAEATAKAQKLTHPPKFWVQDMREINYHNQFDVVLNLFTSFGYFSDIIENQNVLSKFHKALKPTGTLILDYLNANTVSEEPEPVQKQINGVLFTIQKKRYSTYVEKKISIQDANQESHEFTEKVTLFEADKLTDMLLNAGFQNISKYGDYELNDWAANSPRSIMVARNR